A window of Nitratireductor kimnyeongensis genomic DNA:
ATATTACGGCGGGGATGACGGGCTCATGATGGACATGCGCAACACCATGCCCGGCATCGATCTGGATGATCCCTTCGCGTTTTACTATCTCGCTCTCGGCCTGCTCGTACTATGGGTGCTGTTCTGCCGGTTTATCGTCAACTCGCGCTTCGGCATGGTCTTCCAGGGCCTGCGCCAGAGCGAGCGCCGGGCCGTCAATCTCGGCGTCAACCCGTTGCCCTTCCGTCTGGCCGCCTTTGTCATCTCGGCTGTGGGCACAGGGCTGGCCGGCGTGCTGTGGGCCAACTATGCCGAGTTCGTTACCCCCGACATGGCCACCTGGGCGAAATCCGGCGAGTTCATGGCCATCGTCACGCTGGGAGGGTTGGGCACGCTTCTCGGCCCCATCGCGGGTGCCGCCGCCTTCATCGGGCTTGAGCAGATTCTCACCATCTGGACCGAACACTGGATGATCGTCATGGGCCCCATTCTGGTGCTGATCGCACTGTTCGGCCAGCAGGGCATGCTTGGCCGCTTCCTGAAGGGAGGTCGTCATGACTGATGGATCGGCAATCAAGACGGGCGAGGCAGTCCTTTCGCTCGACCACCTGCACAAGGCATTTGGCGCGCTCAAGGTCACCGACGATGTCACGCTCGACGTGCGCAGTGGCGAAATCCACGCGCTGATCGGGCCGAATGGCGCCGGCAAATCCACCCTAATCGCGCAGATCTGCGGCGAGTTGCAGTCGGACTCCGGCCGTGTGCATTTCAGGGGGCGCGACCTGACCGACCTCAGCGCCTTCAAACGCGCAAGGCTTGGGCTCGGGCGTTCATTCCAGACAACGCAACTCTGCCTCGAATTCAGCGTGCTCGAACATGTCATCCTTTCACTCGACTGCATGGAAGGCGGATCGTTCAATCTCTTCACCAATCCGCGGAACGATGCCGCGCTTCGGGAAGAAGCGATGCACTGGATCGGCAAGGCGGGACTGGCGGGCCGCGAAAACCGGCAGGTCGCCAATCTCGCGCACGGCGAGCGCCGTCAGCTCGAATTGGCTGTGGCACTTGCGCGCAAGCCGCATGTGCTGGTTCTGGACGAGCCCATGGCCGGCATGGGAGCGGAGGAATCCGCCCGCATGGTCGACCTGCTTCAGGAGTTGAAGGGCGAGTACCCCATGCTGCTGGTCGAGCATGACATGGATGCCGTGTTCACTCTCGCCGACCGTGTCAGTGTTCTGGTCTATGGCCGGATCATCTTTACCGGCACGGTGGACGAAGTGCGGCAGGATGCGGAGGTCCGCAGCGCCTATCTGGGAGACGAAGCATGCTGAAGGTAACAGGTCTCGAAGCGGGATACGGCGTCAGCCAGGTGCTGTTCGGTATGGAATTCGAGGTGCCGCGCGGTTCCGTTACGTCGCTGATCGGACGTAACGGCATGGGCAAGACCACAACCATTCACACCATTCTAGGCATGGTGCGTGCGCGCGGAGGCGACATCCTGCTTGAAGGCGACAGCATCACCGCCCTGCAGCCCAATGCGATTGCCCGGCGTGGCATTGGTCTCGTGCCGGAGGGGCGGCGCGTCTTCCCCTCGCTCACAGTGGAGGAAAATCTGGTTGCCACTTCCCGACCGGGCGGTGCGGACGGCTGGAACCTCAAACGCATCTACGATCTCTTTCCGCGCCTGAAGGAGCGGAGCGGCCAGTTTGCCGCGACACTTTCGGGCGGCGAGCAGCAGATGCTGGCCGTGGGCCGCGCGCTCCTGACCAATCCCGCGCTCCTGATCCTCGACGAAGCAACGGAGGGACTTGCACCCGTCATCCGCGCCGACATCTGGGCGACGCTGCGCCAGTTGAAGGAACTCGGTCAGTCGATCCTCGTGGTCGACAAGAACCTGAAAGAAATGGCCCCGCTCGTCGACCGGCACCACATCGTCGAAAAGGGCAGGGTGGTCTGGCAGGGCTCGCCGCAGGAACTGGCGGCCAATGAAGACCTTGCCCATCGCTATCTGGGGGTATGAGCATGGATGCCGCATCACCCCTTTACCGGGGCATGGACCAGCCGACGCTGGAGCGCGAATACAATGCGCGCGAAAGCGTCGCCTCCTACGAGGCCGAACACGCCCGCTACATTGCCGAGAGCGAACGCGTCCGGCAAGGCTGCGTTGCGGAGTGCGATATCGTCTACGATCCGCAGAGCGGCGAGACGCTCGATTTATACCCGGCGGGTGAAGGCAGCCCCGTCTTCCTGTGGATCCACGGTGGCTACTGGCGCGGTGGCTCGAAGGATGACAATGCCTTTGCAGCGGGCGGCCTGACAGCACACGGCATCTCGGTGGCCGTGATGAACTATACGCTGGCGCCAGAGGTCGGTATTGGCGAAATGGTGCGTCAGGTGCGCAGCGCTGTTGCCTGGCTCAGGAAACATGGCGCGGAGCGCGGCTTCGATGTCGAGCGAATCCATGTCGGCGGCTCCTCCGCTGGCGGGCATCTGGCGGGCATGGTTCTTGCCGATGGCTGGCTTCAGGATTTTGACCTCCCGCCGGACACGATAGGTACGGTGCTCGCCCTGAGTGGGCTGCACGAGCTCGAACCCCTAGAGCACACGCAGGTGAAGGGCTGGATGCGGTTCGACACGGCCTCGATCGCTGAAAACTCTCCGATCCGCCACATTCCCGCGACATCCGGGGCGCGGCTGATTGCCTCGGTCGGTGGGCTCGAGACAGGCGAGTTCATCCGTCAGACGCTGGACTATGCCGCGGCCTGGAAGGCAGCAGGCCATGCGGCGAAGGTGATCGACATGCCGTCGCACAATCATTTCGATATTGCACTCAGCCTTTGCGA
This region includes:
- a CDS encoding ABC transporter ATP-binding protein, which codes for MTDGSAIKTGEAVLSLDHLHKAFGALKVTDDVTLDVRSGEIHALIGPNGAGKSTLIAQICGELQSDSGRVHFRGRDLTDLSAFKRARLGLGRSFQTTQLCLEFSVLEHVILSLDCMEGGSFNLFTNPRNDAALREEAMHWIGKAGLAGRENRQVANLAHGERRQLELAVALARKPHVLVLDEPMAGMGAEESARMVDLLQELKGEYPMLLVEHDMDAVFTLADRVSVLVYGRIIFTGTVDEVRQDAEVRSAYLGDEAC
- a CDS encoding alpha/beta hydrolase, whose protein sequence is MDAASPLYRGMDQPTLEREYNARESVASYEAEHARYIAESERVRQGCVAECDIVYDPQSGETLDLYPAGEGSPVFLWIHGGYWRGGSKDDNAFAAGGLTAHGISVAVMNYTLAPEVGIGEMVRQVRSAVAWLRKHGAERGFDVERIHVGGSSAGGHLAGMVLADGWLQDFDLPPDTIGTVLALSGLHELEPLEHTQVKGWMRFDTASIAENSPIRHIPATSGARLIASVGGLETGEFIRQTLDYAAAWKAAGHAAKVIDMPSHNHFDIALSLCEPDGVLVEAVRASIVRDAQGEIT
- a CDS encoding branched-chain amino acid ABC transporter permease: MSKFDRFTLTGIVMLVLLIAAPFVVAQTGWHGGLPLLTRIVIYALAVVSLDLIIGYGALVSFGHAMFFSVGGYMVAVLAYHTNMGDTIFGWEGTNSALVLWPLALLACALLGLVIGYLALKTRGVQFIMITLAFAQMVYFILVSLQYYGGDDGLMMDMRNTMPGIDLDDPFAFYYLALGLLVLWVLFCRFIVNSRFGMVFQGLRQSERRAVNLGVNPLPFRLAAFVISAVGTGLAGVLWANYAEFVTPDMATWAKSGEFMAIVTLGGLGTLLGPIAGAAAFIGLEQILTIWTEHWMIVMGPILVLIALFGQQGMLGRFLKGGRHD
- a CDS encoding ABC transporter ATP-binding protein; the encoded protein is MLKVTGLEAGYGVSQVLFGMEFEVPRGSVTSLIGRNGMGKTTTIHTILGMVRARGGDILLEGDSITALQPNAIARRGIGLVPEGRRVFPSLTVEENLVATSRPGGADGWNLKRIYDLFPRLKERSGQFAATLSGGEQQMLAVGRALLTNPALLILDEATEGLAPVIRADIWATLRQLKELGQSILVVDKNLKEMAPLVDRHHIVEKGRVVWQGSPQELAANEDLAHRYLGV